From Verrucomicrobiia bacterium, the proteins below share one genomic window:
- a CDS encoding prolyl oligopeptidase family serine peptidase → MPGAYQAVVTRTNQLEFLIYLPGEYEAEPERRWPLVLFLHGAGERGADLQKVAVHGPPKLVAAGRELPFLLVSPQCPEGQTWDDAALVGLLDDLQTNFRVDPRRVYATGLSMGGYGTWALALRHPQRFAAVAPICGGGDRIRALLPSQQQALKTLGVWAFHGARDTVVPLAESERMVDAVKGAGATDVRLTVYPEAGHDSWTEAYNNPELFEWLLQHSR, encoded by the coding sequence GTGCCCGGCGCCTACCAGGCCGTCGTCACCCGGACCAACCAACTGGAGTTCCTGATCTACCTGCCCGGGGAGTATGAGGCCGAGCCCGAACGTCGCTGGCCGCTCGTGCTCTTCCTCCACGGCGCCGGCGAACGTGGGGCTGATCTCCAGAAAGTGGCCGTGCACGGCCCGCCAAAACTGGTTGCCGCCGGTCGTGAACTCCCGTTCCTCCTCGTGTCCCCACAGTGCCCCGAGGGCCAGACATGGGACGACGCAGCCCTCGTGGGGTTGCTGGACGACCTCCAAACGAACTTTCGGGTGGATCCACGGCGGGTGTACGCCACTGGATTGAGCATGGGCGGGTACGGCACCTGGGCCCTGGCGTTGCGACATCCACAACGGTTCGCCGCGGTGGCGCCCATCTGCGGCGGCGGCGACCGGATCCGCGCCCTCCTGCCCTCGCAGCAACAGGCGCTCAAGACGCTCGGAGTCTGGGCGTTTCATGGAGCCAGGGACACGGTGGTGCCGCTCGCAGAAAGCGAGCGGATGGTGGACGCGGTGAAGGGGGCCGGGGCGACCGATGTCCGGCTGACCGTGTATCCCGAGGCCGGGCATGACTCCTGGACCGAGGCCTACAACAACCCGGAACTCTTCGAATGGCTGCTTCAGCACAGCCGTTGA
- a CDS encoding sugar phosphate isomerase/epimerase: MPNAYHASIEGAQHGAKTLEQFLDYAKDSGASGAQPSNYMLGDGRGGFRKVRDIRAAFDDREMSLDGISAHCPFWVHTSAWTGTRSGNPFIPPDVARLAPEKVESWHEKYLLKLMDLAAELGVKSLPMFWGVAFGWELASGYPWGFWQGAGFDLLKEGQERFVKKTARLRKAANAHGIKLCHEIHPGTAAMCADDFLMLVKICDNDPCLAVNADPSHCWEGESWESRFLKVGPYIYAAHVKNFVVRPGFPLRAMEPAWPRRGMQFTDLPSGDLNMQRYVELLLHVGYRDRYCKLHRVASAPLVVEAESAHKDLDFCSANGIRYTADHLCWPAAAGSFEEGMGA, encoded by the coding sequence ATGCCGAACGCCTACCACGCATCCATTGAAGGTGCCCAGCACGGGGCCAAGACCCTTGAACAGTTTCTCGACTACGCGAAGGACAGCGGTGCGTCGGGCGCCCAACCCAGTAACTACATGCTGGGGGACGGCAGGGGCGGCTTCCGCAAGGTGCGCGACATCCGGGCGGCCTTTGACGACCGGGAGATGTCCCTCGACGGCATCAGCGCCCATTGTCCATTCTGGGTGCACACCTCGGCCTGGACGGGGACCCGTTCCGGCAATCCGTTCATTCCCCCCGATGTAGCCCGGCTGGCTCCGGAAAAGGTCGAGTCATGGCACGAGAAGTATCTGCTGAAGTTGATGGATCTGGCGGCGGAGCTCGGGGTGAAAAGCCTCCCGATGTTCTGGGGGGTTGCCTTTGGTTGGGAACTGGCGAGCGGGTATCCATGGGGTTTCTGGCAGGGAGCTGGCTTTGACCTCTTGAAGGAGGGACAGGAGCGTTTCGTGAAGAAGACCGCGCGGCTTCGCAAGGCGGCCAACGCGCATGGCATCAAGCTGTGCCACGAAATTCACCCCGGCACGGCGGCGATGTGTGCCGACGACTTCCTGATGCTGGTGAAGATCTGCGACAACGACCCGTGCCTTGCGGTCAATGCCGACCCGTCGCACTGCTGGGAGGGCGAGTCCTGGGAGAGCCGGTTTCTCAAGGTCGGCCCCTACATCTACGCCGCCCATGTGAAAAACTTCGTCGTCCGCCCCGGGTTCCCGTTGCGGGCCATGGAGCCTGCGTGGCCGCGCCGGGGCATGCAGTTCACGGACCTGCCCTCCGGGGACCTCAACATGCAGCGTTATGTGGAGCTGCTGCTGCACGTCGGCTATCGCGACCGCTACTGCAAGCTTCACCGGGTGGCCAGCGCGCCGCTGGTGGTGGAGGCGGAGTCGGCCCACAAGGATCTCGACTTCTGCAGCGCCAACGGCATCCGGTACACCGCGGACCACCTCTGCTGGCCGGCCGCCGCCGGCAGCTTTGAGGAAGGCATGGGGGCCTGA
- a CDS encoding esterase family protein → MPFRTLELSDPRFAFEGLRWATVKSDALQGRADVTLFIPPEVLGRSDVPLVILLHGVYGSHWAWAMKGGAHRTASRMMAAGQIPPMVLAMPSDGLWGDGSGYVRHAVQDFGQWIVEEVPEVAREAAPAVSDRSPLFLAGLSMGGFGALRLGATHPGRFRAVSGHSSVTRAEALQAYIVEECADWSRHPEDRSVLEAMRCFRDRLPAIRFDCGTEDPWISANRELHEALEGEGIPHHYEEFPGGHTWEYWERHLSDSLQFFADCLAFTPRQRQKC, encoded by the coding sequence ATGCCGTTCCGCACCCTGGAACTCTCCGACCCCCGTTTTGCCTTCGAAGGCCTGCGCTGGGCCACCGTCAAGAGTGACGCTCTGCAGGGGCGGGCGGACGTCACACTCTTCATCCCTCCTGAAGTCCTCGGAAGATCGGACGTGCCGCTGGTGATCCTGCTGCACGGGGTCTACGGATCCCACTGGGCATGGGCGATGAAGGGGGGCGCACACCGAACCGCCTCCCGGATGATGGCTGCAGGGCAAATCCCACCCATGGTCCTGGCCATGCCCAGCGACGGACTCTGGGGCGACGGCTCGGGGTACGTGCGGCACGCGGTGCAGGACTTCGGACAGTGGATTGTGGAGGAGGTGCCCGAGGTCGCCCGCGAAGCGGCCCCCGCCGTCTCGGACCGCTCGCCCCTCTTCCTTGCCGGCCTCAGCATGGGCGGCTTCGGAGCCCTCCGCCTCGGGGCCACCCACCCGGGTCGCTTCCGGGCGGTGTCCGGTCACTCCTCTGTGACCCGGGCCGAAGCGCTCCAGGCCTACATCGTGGAGGAGTGCGCCGACTGGAGCCGCCACCCCGAGGACCGGTCGGTGCTGGAAGCGATGCGGTGCTTTCGCGACCGCCTGCCGGCGATCCGTTTCGATTGCGGCACTGAGGATCCGTGGATCTCCGCGAACCGGGAATTGCACGAGGCGCTGGAGGGGGAAGGAATTCCACATCACTACGAGGAGTTCCCCGGGGGCCACACCTGGGAGTACTGGGAACGGCACCTCTCCGATTCGCTTCAATTCTTCGCGGACTGCCTGGCTTTCACGCCTCGACAACGGCAGAAATGCTGA
- a CDS encoding Rrf2 family transcriptional regulator: protein MKLSVKSDYAVRAVLTLARHYGQARALRVEEIARENGVPPNYLVQILIELKSAEIVRSLRGKSGGYQLARPPASITFADVLHCVHGALFDSPAFKDPRCPPELRDAWQRLRKAVESEAARMNFQHLAEAGGDPVRMFYI, encoded by the coding sequence GTGAAGCTCTCGGTCAAGAGCGACTACGCCGTGCGCGCCGTCCTCACCCTCGCACGGCATTACGGACAGGCGCGCGCCCTCCGCGTCGAGGAGATCGCCCGGGAAAACGGCGTGCCGCCCAACTACCTGGTCCAAATCCTCATCGAGCTGAAGTCCGCCGAAATCGTCCGCAGCCTTCGCGGCAAATCCGGCGGCTACCAGCTGGCGCGTCCTCCGGCATCCATCACCTTTGCCGACGTCCTCCACTGCGTTCACGGCGCCCTCTTTGATTCCCCCGCCTTCAAGGATCCGCGGTGTCCGCCCGAGCTTCGGGACGCCTGGCAACGCCTGCGGAAGGCGGTGGAATCGGAGGCGGCCCGGATGAACTTCCAGCACCTCGCGGAGGCCGGCGGCGATCCGGTACGCATGTTCTACATCTGA
- a CDS encoding zinc ribbon domain-containing protein: protein MPTYEYSCQKCDAQFEVQQSMTAAPLTVCPKEVCPRKPWGRGRVQRGIGGGAGLIFKGSGFYITDYRSEGYKSAAKSDSEAAKPKSDGKADAKPKPATPAPAATPASPGAKPAP, encoded by the coding sequence ATGCCCACGTACGAGTATTCCTGTCAGAAATGCGACGCCCAGTTCGAGGTGCAGCAATCCATGACCGCCGCACCGCTGACCGTGTGCCCGAAGGAGGTTTGTCCCCGGAAGCCCTGGGGGAGGGGGCGCGTTCAACGGGGCATCGGCGGCGGGGCCGGGCTGATCTTCAAGGGCAGTGGATTCTACATCACGGACTATCGAAGCGAGGGCTACAAGTCGGCCGCGAAAAGTGATTCCGAGGCCGCCAAACCGAAGTCCGACGGCAAGGCCGATGCGAAACCCAAACCCGCCACCCCGGCCCCCGCCGCAACGCCGGCATCGCCCGGGGCCAAACCGGCCCCTTGA
- a CDS encoding dihydropteroate synthase, producing MLSLTHLESIARHHGGDLAATVAGFDLAGRTFGGGHPPAVMGVINLSADSWYRESVCLSTEQAVRRGHVLAAQGAHILDLGAESTLSHAARADEALQQSRLLPVVRELAAAGHLISVETYQPAVTRACLEAGARVLNLTGNDRSAEMYRMVADHDAAVILCHIQGDNVRSVGDFESGPDVAARMRDSFARQIDGATSQGVRKLWVDPGMGFYYRNLQDSAVRIRHQMQVFLNSFRLRSLGWPVCHALPHAFECFGEEVRCAEPFFAVLAALGKTDLFRTHEVPRTRAVLDTLALW from the coding sequence ATGCTCTCACTGACCCACCTGGAATCCATCGCCCGACACCATGGCGGCGACCTCGCCGCAACCGTCGCCGGGTTTGACCTGGCGGGACGAACCTTCGGAGGAGGGCATCCGCCGGCCGTCATGGGCGTGATCAATCTGTCGGCCGACTCCTGGTATCGGGAGTCCGTGTGCCTCAGCACGGAACAGGCCGTGCGCCGGGGGCACGTTCTCGCCGCCCAGGGGGCCCACATCCTGGACTTGGGGGCGGAGTCCACACTCAGCCACGCAGCACGCGCCGATGAAGCCCTTCAGCAGTCGCGCCTGCTGCCGGTCGTGCGGGAGCTGGCCGCGGCGGGCCATCTCATTTCCGTGGAGACCTATCAGCCAGCCGTCACCCGCGCCTGTCTGGAAGCCGGCGCCCGGGTGCTGAACCTCACCGGCAACGACCGCTCCGCCGAAATGTACCGGATGGTCGCGGACCACGACGCAGCCGTCATTTTGTGCCACATCCAGGGGGACAATGTGCGGTCCGTTGGCGACTTCGAATCGGGTCCGGATGTTGCGGCCCGCATGCGGGATTCCTTTGCCCGCCAGATTGACGGGGCCACATCGCAGGGCGTCCGCAAGCTGTGGGTGGATCCCGGAATGGGTTTCTATTATCGCAACCTTCAGGACTCGGCGGTGCGGATCCGCCACCAGATGCAGGTGTTCCTGAACAGCTTCCGGCTGCGCAGCCTCGGCTGGCCGGTCTGCCACGCGCTGCCGCATGCCTTCGAGTGCTTCGGCGAAGAGGTGCGGTGTGCGGAGCCCTTCTTCGCGGTGCTGGCAGCCCTCGGGAAAACCGACCTGTTCCGCACCCACGAAGTGCCCCGCACGCGTGCCGTGCTCGACACCCTCGCCCTGTGGTAG
- a CDS encoding MerR family transcriptional regulator, whose protein sequence is MLKHSIKVVARRTGLSPHVIRVWEKRYGTVRPQRSGGNQRLYSEDDVQRLSLLKQATDAGHSIGNITHLHVADLHTLLLSAPAPVPAEASDLRRLTAHAPPRDATALIESAHTAVAAMDAAALERVLEEGSVALGQTALLAQVVAPLVQRIGDGWRDGSLKVAHEHLASAVIRTFLGHAARPIALHASAPVLVATTPAGQLHELGAALAAAAARSQGWRVVYMGASLPAEEIVSTAQHHEARAVALSIVHPADDPLLPDELRRLRRLLDPAVRLVVGGRAVDAYRPALREINATVCETLGEFFAALDRLRQNANGPGRVATIR, encoded by the coding sequence ATGCTGAAACACTCGATCAAGGTGGTCGCCCGAAGGACGGGCCTCAGCCCCCACGTGATCCGGGTTTGGGAGAAGCGCTATGGCACGGTTCGGCCCCAAAGGTCGGGCGGCAACCAGCGCCTCTACAGCGAGGACGACGTCCAGAGGTTGTCCCTGCTCAAGCAGGCAACCGATGCCGGGCACTCGATCGGAAACATAACCCACCTGCACGTGGCCGATCTCCACACCCTGCTCTTGAGCGCACCCGCACCCGTGCCGGCCGAGGCATCCGACCTCCGGCGCCTCACGGCGCATGCACCACCGAGGGACGCGACGGCATTGATCGAATCGGCCCATACCGCGGTGGCGGCCATGGATGCCGCAGCGCTGGAGCGGGTGCTCGAGGAAGGCTCAGTCGCGCTGGGCCAGACGGCACTGCTCGCGCAGGTGGTGGCGCCGCTCGTCCAAAGGATCGGTGACGGCTGGAGGGATGGCTCCCTCAAGGTCGCCCACGAACACCTCGCGTCCGCCGTCATCCGAACCTTTTTGGGCCATGCGGCCCGACCAATCGCGCTCCATGCGTCCGCGCCCGTGCTGGTGGCCACGACGCCGGCCGGTCAACTCCACGAACTGGGTGCCGCCCTTGCCGCCGCTGCGGCCCGGAGCCAGGGCTGGCGCGTCGTGTACATGGGGGCTTCCCTGCCGGCGGAGGAAATCGTCAGCACCGCGCAACACCACGAAGCCCGCGCGGTGGCGCTCAGCATTGTCCATCCGGCCGATGACCCGTTGCTGCCCGATGAACTCCGCCGACTCCGGCGACTTCTCGACCCTGCAGTGCGATTGGTGGTCGGCGGCCGGGCGGTTGACGCCTACCGCCCGGCCCTGCGGGAGATCAACGCCACGGTCTGCGAAACCCTCGGGGAATTCTTTGCCGCACTGGACCGGTTGCGGCAAAACGCCAACGGACCGGGACGGGTTGCCACAATCCGCTAG
- a CDS encoding HXXEE domain-containing protein yields the protein MNHAYILWIATFAYALHIVEEYTFDWKGWATAVIKLPVTWIHFAIVNGVVIVLGISCASVGWSCAEFALSLPALMLINATFFHVLPFLLTRGRWSPGLGTAVTLFYPIAVWAYYGAHLDGILSSRVLWLSLVLGALLMASPILMLKLRLRPYFKQDKD from the coding sequence ATGAACCACGCCTACATTCTTTGGATCGCCACTTTCGCCTACGCACTTCACATCGTCGAGGAATACACCTTCGATTGGAAGGGCTGGGCGACGGCCGTAATCAAACTGCCCGTCACTTGGATTCACTTCGCCATCGTCAACGGGGTGGTGATCGTTCTGGGGATATCCTGTGCCTCGGTCGGTTGGTCGTGCGCCGAGTTCGCCTTGTCGCTTCCGGCGTTGATGCTGATCAACGCGACGTTCTTTCATGTCCTCCCCTTTCTGCTCACTAGGGGACGATGGTCGCCTGGGCTGGGTACAGCCGTCACCTTGTTCTATCCGATTGCCGTGTGGGCCTACTACGGTGCTCATCTTGACGGCATCCTATCCTCACGAGTGTTATGGCTCTCGCTTGTGCTCGGAGCACTGCTGATGGCCTCCCCAATTTTGATGCTCAAGTTGCGCCTTCGCCCGTATTTCAAACAAGACAAGGACTAG
- a CDS encoding IS110 family transposase codes for MNPSPTAQKLKHVGPDVHAETIAVAIADPAGEVRSWGNIPAHTRALDKLHKRLTGDGSQARYVYEAGPTGFALCRRLLAQGIAGDVVSPSLIPKRASDRVKTDRRDALTLARLLRAGELTSIHVPDEADEAIRDLVCCRLAAVEDLRRCRQRIKGFLLRYGKRYSGKSSWTAAHLNDLSTIKFPFPAQQIAFEELLNAVNDPADRIQRLEAALEAQVKIWKRLPLVQAFMCFRCLALINAVTWVAEIGDFSRFDHPSQLMAFIGITPSAQREQFVNF; via the coding sequence ATGAACCCGTCACCCACAGCACAAAAGCTCAAGCATGTCGGCCCGGATGTCCACGCCGAAACCATTGCCGTCGCCATCGCGGATCCCGCGGGCGAGGTCCGCTCCTGGGGCAACATCCCCGCCCACACCCGCGCGCTGGACAAGCTCCACAAGCGCCTGACCGGAGACGGTTCCCAGGCCCGCTACGTGTACGAGGCCGGTCCGACCGGCTTCGCCCTCTGCCGCCGCCTCCTGGCTCAGGGCATCGCCGGCGACGTTGTCAGTCCCTCGCTCATCCCCAAGCGGGCCTCCGACCGGGTCAAAACCGATCGCCGTGACGCGTTGACGCTGGCCCGGCTCCTCCGGGCCGGCGAACTCACCTCCATCCACGTCCCGGACGAAGCCGATGAGGCCATCCGGGACCTGGTGTGTTGCCGGCTCGCCGCCGTGGAGGATCTGCGCCGCTGTCGTCAGCGCATCAAGGGATTCCTGCTCCGATACGGCAAACGCTATTCCGGCAAATCCTCCTGGACTGCCGCGCACCTCAACGACCTGAGTACCATTAAATTCCCGTTCCCCGCCCAGCAGATCGCCTTCGAGGAACTGCTCAACGCGGTGAACGATCCCGCGGATCGCATTCAACGGCTCGAAGCCGCCTTGGAGGCACAGGTCAAGATCTGGAAGCGCCTTCCCCTGGTTCAGGCCTTCATGTGTTTCCGGTGTTTGGCCTTGATCAACGCCGTCACCTGGGTCGCCGAGATCGGCGACTTCTCCCGCTTTGACCATCCCTCGCAGCTCATGGCCTTCATCGGCATCACCCCCAGCGCCCAGCGAGAGCAGTTTGTCAATTTTTGA
- a CDS encoding RNA polymerase sigma factor RpoD/SigA — MRSRSRSGGQYAPASSTRAPAVEVRRSDPISDPVAPAPFETKSALSLYMRDAIEVPLLTIDEENALAARIKRGDTAAREHMIRANLRLVVKIARDYDGFGLPLLDLINEGNIGLMKGVERFDPAKGGKLSTYASWWIKQSIKRALANQSKTIRLPVHLVDKVTKLKRVAHQLQELLGREATDEELAEEMEVPVKKIRFWQRASQKTASLDAPLGDDDSSRLSDLVPDSGSNDPYGQLEEKTTHRMVGQFLGILDSRELSILRQRFGLDGQKEKTLDEIGRTFGVTRERIRQLQNIALAKLRERIEKHEAVREPAGDSPAWTPLAAATL; from the coding sequence ATGCGGTCGAGGAGCCGCTCGGGTGGCCAATACGCTCCGGCGTCGAGCACGCGTGCTCCGGCGGTCGAAGTGCGTCGGTCCGATCCAATCTCCGATCCGGTGGCCCCGGCTCCATTTGAGACCAAGTCGGCCCTCAGTCTCTACATGCGCGATGCCATCGAGGTGCCTCTGTTGACCATTGACGAGGAAAATGCGTTGGCGGCGCGGATCAAGCGGGGAGACACGGCCGCACGCGAGCACATGATCCGGGCCAACCTGCGCCTGGTGGTCAAGATTGCGAGGGACTACGACGGTTTCGGCCTGCCGCTTCTGGATCTGATCAACGAGGGGAACATTGGATTGATGAAGGGGGTTGAACGGTTCGATCCGGCCAAGGGGGGGAAGCTTTCCACATACGCCTCCTGGTGGATCAAGCAGTCCATCAAGCGGGCCCTGGCCAACCAGTCCAAGACCATCCGTCTCCCGGTCCACCTGGTGGACAAGGTGACCAAGTTGAAGCGCGTGGCCCATCAGCTTCAGGAGCTCCTTGGGCGGGAGGCCACCGACGAGGAACTGGCGGAGGAGATGGAGGTGCCCGTCAAAAAGATCCGGTTCTGGCAGCGGGCGTCCCAGAAAACGGCGTCCCTCGACGCACCGCTCGGGGACGATGATTCCAGCCGCCTCTCAGACCTGGTTCCCGATTCCGGGTCCAACGATCCCTACGGACAGCTCGAGGAAAAGACCACCCACCGGATGGTGGGGCAGTTCCTCGGGATCCTCGATTCCCGCGAGCTGAGCATCCTCCGTCAGCGATTTGGTCTGGATGGCCAGAAGGAGAAGACGCTCGACGAAATCGGACGCACGTTCGGTGTGACCCGGGAGCGGATCCGTCAACTCCAAAACATCGCCCTCGCGAAGCTGCGCGAGCGGATTGAGAAGCATGAGGCGGTCCGCGAGCCGGCAGGGGACTCCCCGGCGTGGACGCCGCTCGCGGCGGCGACCTTGTGA